AGAGCAAACTCGCTACGGGATCCTCCCCTATGTAGGCAGCATTGGCGACATCGTAGACGATCTTGACTGAATCATCGTTGATCTCGTTTACGACGCCGACCAGCTCCTGGATGGTGGGGGTGAAGCAGTACGGGGTGTTTTCGAAAAGCAACCTCGTTCCGGCCTGTTTGGCGAGCGGAATGAGGCTTTCCAGACTCTCGTACATCCACCCGTACGTCTTTTCGAGTGAGGGTGAGATCATGGGGCGTCTTGTGCCGGGGGATATCACGACCTCGCGGACGTCCCAAGCTGCAGCCAGGTCGATCACCGACTGGATGTGCTCAATGCTCTTGCGGCGCATGTTGGCGCCAGGGCTGGCCAAATTGATGTCATATCCGCCGGCATTCAGCGACCTGATTTTTGCGCCGTAGTCGTTGAGCCGTGGACTGATTGCAGAACGCTCCGAGCCGGATATGTCATCGGGCCAACAGTGTGGAGAGCTCACCGGAACTTCAAAAGTTCGGTAGCCATTCTCGGTTAGTTCGGCGATCGCATCAATGGCTGTAGATGACCATAGATAGGAAAACGTATTAATAATCATAAATTGCTCCTTCTCAGTCCTGCGCCTATGGAAAGGGTTACTTCATCTCAATTCAAATGTAAATTTCGACCCTGACGCCGGGGAATCGTCCGCTGTATGCGCCGGGCGGCTCGACAGGCCCCGGGGCTGATACACCCACTTGCCCAATCGAGCCGCCACGGATTTACCGGGACTAAGCGTGCCTAACGCAAGCGCTTCTCGTCGGTTGCCGGCGATGGGGCCGCCAGTAGGTGCTCGCCTTCAAGTACCTCGGCGTCAGCAAGCGCAACGGTGGCGCGGCCGGCCTGGCTGCCGGTCTCCGGGAGGGTGAAGTAGACGATGAGGCAGAGGGCGACGACGACAATCATGTAGACCGCGACAAGCATGGGCTGTCCGGCGCCAACGAACGCAGCGGCGATCAGTGGTGCGGTGCCGCCGAAGACGGCGATGACGATCTGGTGTGCAAACCCGATGCCGGAGACCCGCACCGCGGCGGGAAACAGCTCGGCCTGAATGGTCGGGTAGACGGCCTGCCAGATACCGAGAACCACCCACCCGGACGCCGATACCAGAACGTAGACGCCAAAGCCCGGCTGGTTCAACAGGAGGAGGAGGGGGTAGAAGAGTACGATCATGCCGATGGCACCGATGATGGGGAAGATTTTGCGTCGGCCGAGTCGATCGGACAGTGCGCCGCAGATCGGCACAATCACAACGAGCAAGGCCAGTCCGATAACGTTCCCGGTCAGCGTGGATCCAAGGTCCCGGCCGCTGGTCAGCTTGGCGTAGGTGGGGAGGAAGGTGGCCCAGGTGTAGTAGGCGACGGCCGGGGCGGAGAGGGCTGCCGCCTGCAGCAGCGCCTTGGGGTGTTCGCGAAGCAGGTCCATCAGGCGGGCCGCCGCGGACTTTTGATCGACGAGGGCGGTCGCCTCGAATTCGGGGGTCTCTTCTGCCCGGGCCCTCAAGATGAGGCCGACGACGCCGAGGATGCCGCCCGCGACGAACGGGATGCGCCAACCCCAGGCGGCGAGGTCCGCCGGGGCAAAGGCTGATGTCACCATGGCTGCGGCGCCGGTCGCCGCAAGGGTCGCGAGACCGCTCGCCGTGTTGGAAAAGGAACCAAACAGACCCCTGCGGTTCGCGGGAGCGTGTTCGACCATGAATGCGATGGCGCTCTGCGCTTCACTGCCAGCCGAGATTCCCTGGAGGATGCGTGCCACCAGGAAAAGAATCGGCGCCCCATAGCCGATGGTCGCAAATGAGGGTGTGAGGCCGATGATCAGAGCACCGAGCGCCATTCCGGAGATGGACAGTGTCAGGATGCGCCGGCGGCCGAAACGGTCGGCGAGAGGAGAAATGATGACTCCGCTCAGCGGGCGCACAACAAATCCGACCGCGTAGGTGAGCAGTGCTGCGATAAGGGAGGCGAACTGGGAACCGCTGGGAAATATCTGGGTTGAGAACACCGCTGCGAGCAGCCCGTAAATGTACCAGTCGTACCACTCGACGAAGTGGCCGATCGTTCCGGCCACCATATTCACGTTGCGGCGAGGTCGCGCGGATACTTCCGCAAATCCCGAAGCGCCAGGACTGCCGAAGGCTTCTTGTGAGGTCTTCATTGAACTCTCCATATTTTCACATTTGCTGCGGAGGGGTATTGGAATTCCCGGACACCTGAAACGGTGTGGGGTTCTGGTCCGGCTGTAACTCGGCTCGACCGCACAGCCGACTCCAAAGCCGAGTGACGGCGCAACACATAGGCGCTGCCTGACTTGCAGTTGGGAAAGAACCTGATCCTGCCTCTCTCCCGTGAGATCGATTGCAACAGCCTCATAAATGAGATCGGTTGCTGAGATCGGTTGCAGACAACAATACGTAGGCTTGCCCGCTCTGTCAACGGTCATTTTCGATTCAGCGAACGGAGGTCCAAACCTGTCGCCAGCACATAACGGGAGGACAAGCGGGGGCCTATCCACACGAGCCGGACCTGAACAGTCATCCCTGACTTGGCAGGGACTCCTCATTGTTGAGATCAAGGAAACGGACTCCGGACCAGGTGCAGTCCAAGCTGCCGTACGTTGCCCAGTACTCGTCCCAATGGGCAAGTTTCCAGCGGTCCCTCTCCAGGCCCCGCTGAATGAGTCGGCCCCGGAGAGTATCCTGGGGGACCTGCACCCGCACCACCGTGGTCTCCGTGGGAGGCCAGTGGAATTCTTCCGCGGCCCGCGTCAGGTAGTCCGGCACGGCGAAGTACGCACCGAAGGGCGCGTCGAGTACGACCGATCGTCCCAGTCGCAGATTCGCTCCGGCTATATCCATGAGCGTCTCGTACTCCAGGGGCAGAACATTCTCCCGGTAAAACCCATTGGATTCCCGATCGCTGGGGTCGTGTCCGGCTGCCTTCAAGGCAAACTCGACAAGGCGGCCACAGACCCGGTCCTTGTCCAGATACGCAGCTCCGTGCTCCTTTGCTGTTTGCTGGGCAATGGTTGTCTTTCCGGATCCTGCAGGGCCGATGACAATGAAGACTTTGGGGACCATCACTTGCGTGCCTCTGCCACTGCCGACAGGAACTCCCTGGCGGCCTCGGTGACACGGGAGAAGTCGCCGTCGGACTGCCATGCTTTGGTCACGGCGCTGCCGACCCCAACGCAGGCGACTCCGGCGGCGAACCATTCGGAGACATTCCCCGGGGTGACGCCGCCTGCCGGCATGACCGGCAGGTGCGCCAGCGGGGCGAGGACCGACTTCACGTAGGGGATGCCGCCGGCTTCGGTGGGAAAGACCTTGAGAATGTCCGCGCCGGCTTCGGCGGACTCGACAAGTTCCGTCGGTGTATACGCCCCGCTGATTGTCGGCACCTGGTACCGGTTGGCCATCCGGATCATCGCCGGGTTCAGTTGGGGACTGACCAGGAAATCAGCACCGGCGCGGATGCACTCATAGGCTGAGTGCTCGTCCAGAACCGTTCCGGCTCCGATCGCTACTCCACTGGGCCCGTGCTTGGCAGAGAGTCGTCGGATCACGTCCACCGCACCCGGGATCGAAAGCGTGATTTCAAGGGCGCGAAAACCTCCGGCGATCGCCGCTTCGGCGACGCGTTCTGCCACGTCAGCGTTCTCGAGGCGGACGATGAGGACGGCACCGGATTCGTCGATGGTCTGCAGGGTGCGAAGTTTCTTGTACATTTCTGGCCTTTCTTCCGGCCCAGGCAGCTTCCTAATTCCGGAGCATTCCTGGGCCGCTGTTGAAGTGTCGTTGACAAACTCTCCCACCATCCATAGTGTTATTGCAACCGATCTCAGCAATCGATCTCATACTTAGCAAAGGGGCTCGCAGATGAGTGGACCACGCACGATCATCCTTGGTGCTTCGCACTGGCACGTCCCGCTCTGTGCGCGGGCGATCGGCGAAGAACACGAGGTGGTCGGCATCAGTGACGAGGATGTATCGTTCGTCCGGGGACTTGCGGAGGCGTGGAGCGCTCCGGTGGAGGTTGACTGGCGGAGCCTGGTGGATCTGCCGGATCTCGGGCTTGCCTATGTCTTCGGCCCGCACAATGGCATGGCGGAAAAGTGTCTTGCGCTGATCGAGCGCGGCATTCCGTTCGTGGTGGAGAAGCCTCTAGGCACGTCCCTTGCGGAACTTGTCCAGGTGCGCAAGGCCGCGGAAGCGGCCGGCGTGCCGGCGACAGTCCCGTTCGTTCAGCGGGGCGGCCCCGCCGCCCGTTGGCTGGCCAAGGCCGGTCGTCCGACGTACCAAAGAATGTCCTTTATTGCCGGGCCGCCCTCGCGGTACCTGGATAACGGTAATCCTTGGATGCTGGACCCCGCTGCTGCAGGTGGTGGTTGCTTGGCGAATCTGGCACCCCATTTTGTCGATCTCTTCCTGCAGGGCAGTAACGAGTCAGCGGAGAACGTCGATTCCCGGCTCTCTTCCGTTCTGCACGGTGCGGGCGTTGAGGACCATGCCAGCCTCATCATTACCACCCCGAGCGGGCGTGAAGCCATCATCGAGGTGGGGTACGCATTCCCGGGTTCGCCGTTGAAGCGATACTGCAGCTACACGTCCGCAGGCGAGGCGGGATTCGCCTCTGTCGACTCAGACGGTTCTGCCGCGTTCACCACGCTGGACGGGGCGACGGAGTCCGCCGTGATCGATCTGGACAGTGACCCTCTCTATGATCCGTTTGTACGCCGTGTCGCGAAGACACTGGAAGATGGATTCCGAGGGCTGCCAACACTGGCCCAGCTTGAAGATGCGATGCGCCCGATTTGGGAGGCATATGACGACCACGGAGGAAGAGAAGATGGCAGACCTTAGTATTGACGTTGTCGCGAAGGCGGCCGGCGTCCACCGGTCTACGGTTTCCCGGGCATTCTCCCGGCCGGAAGCGGTAAAAAGCGAAACCCGGGAGCACATTCTCCGCATCGCCGAGGGGCTCGGCTACACGATGAGCCCGCTCGCCCAGGCGTTGCGTCGAAAGACCAGCACCTTCGTCCCGCTGATCGTGCCTGACATCACCAACCCGTTCTTCGCAGAACTTGCCAAGACCATGACGCAGGCCGCTGACGAGCGCGGCTACCAGCTGCTGCTGTGTGTCACGAACGGAGACCCTGCAAAGACCGAGGGGTACTTCACCGCGATGCAGGCCATGTACGCCCCCTTCGGAATCGTCGCGCCCTCGACGAAAGTCGATACCGACGCACTCAAGCGCTTCGATTTTGGCCACCGGGTGGTAGTGATCGACCGCGTGGAAGGCGACTCCTCCGTTCCAACCGTCACTGTCGACAGCCGCCGCGGAATAGTCCTCGCCCTAGAGCACCTGCGTTCCCTGGGGCACACCTCGATCGGCTACGTTTCCGGTATCTCCGGGACCCACACTGCGCAGGACCGGATGGACGCGTATCTGGAGCTGTCAGCGGAAGGCAATAGCACGCCCCTTGTACTCGACAGCGGCTCCGATCCGGACGCAGGGGCGCGCGCGGCAAAGCACTTTCTTGAGATGGAGAATTCCCCGACGGCGATTATCGCCGCCAATGACATGGTCGCCTTCGCGGTGATCTCGGCCCTTGGCCAAAGCGGTATCCGCGTGCCGGAGGACGTATCGGTCATGGGCTTTGACGGCCTGGCATTGGGCGCCCGGTTCAACCCGCCTCTGACCACAGTGCGGCAGCCGATTGCTGACATGGGAAACATCGCGATCGAGCTGGCGGAGAAGCAGAACCTGAACGGATCAGTGGACCACGTTGTTCTGGAACCTGAACTTCTGGTGCGCGCCTCCACCTCAGGGCCGCGCAAATGACCGGGGCCAACGCAAGGACGCTGCGCCGGCTGCCCGGGCTGCGGCACACCGACCACGTCGGTCTGACAGTTCCGAACCTCGAGGACGCAATCAGGTTCTTCGTCGGGGTACTCGGTGCCGAGGAGTTGTACCGCTCCGACCGCGGACCCGACCCCGAGTTCATGCCCACGAACTTCGATGTCCCTGCTGATGCCCGGCTCACCCTCGCCATGCTGCGACTGCCTCCGAACCTGAACATCGAGCTTTTCGAATGGAGCAGCGCTGAACGGCGGGAAACCCCGCCACGGCATTGCGACGCAGGCGGCCACCACCTGTGCTTCGTTGTGGACGACGTAGACGAAGCGGTCGCCGTGCTGCAGGAAACCCCTGGAGTACGCGTGCTCGGGGAGCGCAAGGAAGTCGCCGGCGACAGTCCCCGGGTGGCGGGCAACCGCTGGACTTACTTCATCACACCCTGGGGGCTACTGATGGAAATCGTCGACCGATCCCGGGTCGCAACCCCACCGCGGCTGGTCGGTCCTGCGGACTGGGCGGCAACTCAAGACACTTTCAGGAAGGACGTTTAAAATGCGACTGGCAGGCCACACGCTAGGCACCCCGAACCATACGGTCCCCCAGGCAATCAGGCTTTTCCGAGCCGCAGGGCTCGATGCCGCAGAAGTCATTTACCAGGACGGCTACACTTCGGGTCTCCCTCAGGGGGACCGGCGCGCCGCAATGGAGGCATTGAGGGCAGCGGAAGATGAAGGCGTGCCCATCATTGGCCTTACCCCCTACACCACGGCCATCAACGCTCTGGACGAGAGTGAATGGCGCGGGGGAGTAGACGAATTCCGTGGCGCGATTGAGACCGCGCATCTGCTCGGGGCCGACCGGGTGCGCGTGTACGCGGGATCCTGGCATCCGGGGGACGCCGATCATGCCGGGCGATGGGCGAGACTGCGGGAGGCCCTGCAGACCCTGGCACCTGAGGCTGAACAGGCCGGAGTGCGTCTGTGCGTGGAGAACCATTTCGGCACCATGACCCAGACTGCGGCCGAAACCGCAGCGCTCGTCCGGGAGGTTGCGCACCCAGCCGTTCGTGTTCTCTACGACCAGGCCAACCTGACCTTCACCCACGACGAGACGTTCGAACAGGCCTTTGATGTTCAAGGCGATCTGGTCGGTCACGTACACGTCAAGGACCTCGTTTTCACCGATCCCTCCGCTGCCTTCCGCGCAACGGAAACCGCCCGCGTCAACTCGTCCGAGCGCGCCGTCCGATCACGGGTCGTCGGCACCGGCGTCCTTCCCTGGCCCCAGATCCTCGCGGCGCTGCTGCGCTACGGCTACGATGACCTGCTGAGCATCGAGTACGAGTACCGCTGGCACCCGCAAGACCTCCCAACCCCCGAGGACGGATTCCGGAAATCCGCGGCCGCCCTGCGCGGAATGCTCACTGATCTCGCTGAAATGGAGAAGGCCCGATGAGTGGGCAGCGCCTCCGCGTCGGCGTCATCGGCGCAGGCAACATCGCCACCATCGCCCAGTTGCCCACACTCGTCCAGCGCGATGATGTTGACCTGGCTGCCTTGGTGTCCCGCCGCGAGGACCCGGGAAACCTGGTCCGGCGCTGGGGTTTCGGCGCCGCCTACCGGTCAGTAGAGGACATGCTGGCTTCCCAGGACCTGGATGCCGTCTTCGTCCTCACGCCGCGGTCCGAGCACGCGCACGCCGTCCAGCTGTGCCTGGACTATGACGTCGACGTGTTCTGCGAAAAACCCCTGGCCCCGGCCACCGAGGAGGCGGGACGTCTGGCGGACCTCGCCGAGGAGCGTGGCCGCATCCTGATGGTCGACTTCAACCGCCGCTACGCACCTGTCTACATTGCAGGGCGCGAGGCCTTCGGCGAGAAGGGCGCTACCTTCTGCGTCGCCCAAAAGAACCGCCCCGGTTCGGAATACCGCGCAACGTTCGAGAACGCCATCCACATGGTCGATCTCCTCCGCTGGTACTGCGGCGGCGAACCCGTGGACGTGGCCGCGCACGCAGCCGGCGATGACCCTTGGCAAGAAGACGGCGTCGCGGCCATCATACGCTTCAGCACCGGCAACACCGGAGTGCTGATGGCAGCTCGAACCGCAGGTGCCTGGAACGAAAAACTGGATGCTTACGGCGACGGAAAGACCGTGGAAGTACGTGCACCCGAAACGGTATCGACCACTGTCAACGGAGTCACC
This genomic interval from Arthrobacter sp. FW306-2-2C-D06B contains the following:
- a CDS encoding AAA family ATPase — encoded protein: MVPKVFIVIGPAGSGKTTIAQQTAKEHGAAYLDKDRVCGRLVEFALKAAGHDPSDRESNGFYRENVLPLEYETLMDIAGANLRLGRSVVLDAPFGAYFAVPDYLTRAAEEFHWPPTETTVVRVQVPQDTLRGRLIQRGLERDRWKLAHWDEYWATYGSLDCTWSGVRFLDLNNEESLPSQG
- a CDS encoding sugar phosphate isomerase/epimerase family protein, with translation MIINTFSYLWSSTAIDAIAELTENGYRTFEVPVSSPHCWPDDISGSERSAISPRLNDYGAKIRSLNAGGYDINLASPGANMRRKSIEHIQSVIDLAAAWDVREVVISPGTRRPMISPSLEKTYGWMYESLESLIPLAKQAGTRLLFENTPYCFTPTIQELVGVVNEINDDSVKIVYDVANAAYIGEDPVASLLSNHESIGLVHISDTGRETWGHDPIGTGVIDWDGLGKAVKTTCGINNVVLEIIREENPVQEFKKAMQDLKNQGWELEN
- a CDS encoding sugar phosphate isomerase/epimerase family protein; this translates as MRLAGHTLGTPNHTVPQAIRLFRAAGLDAAEVIYQDGYTSGLPQGDRRAAMEALRAAEDEGVPIIGLTPYTTAINALDESEWRGGVDEFRGAIETAHLLGADRVRVYAGSWHPGDADHAGRWARLREALQTLAPEAEQAGVRLCVENHFGTMTQTAAETAALVREVAHPAVRVLYDQANLTFTHDETFEQAFDVQGDLVGHVHVKDLVFTDPSAAFRATETARVNSSERAVRSRVVGTGVLPWPQILAALLRYGYDDLLSIEYEYRWHPQDLPTPEDGFRKSAAALRGMLTDLAEMEKAR
- a CDS encoding bifunctional 4-hydroxy-2-oxoglutarate aldolase/2-dehydro-3-deoxy-phosphogluconate aldolase: MYKKLRTLQTIDESGAVLIVRLENADVAERVAEAAIAGGFRALEITLSIPGAVDVIRRLSAKHGPSGVAIGAGTVLDEHSAYECIRAGADFLVSPQLNPAMIRMANRYQVPTISGAYTPTELVESAEAGADILKVFPTEAGGIPYVKSVLAPLAHLPVMPAGGVTPGNVSEWFAAGVACVGVGSAVTKAWQSDGDFSRVTEAAREFLSAVAEARK
- a CDS encoding VOC family protein gives rise to the protein MTGANARTLRRLPGLRHTDHVGLTVPNLEDAIRFFVGVLGAEELYRSDRGPDPEFMPTNFDVPADARLTLAMLRLPPNLNIELFEWSSAERRETPPRHCDAGGHHLCFVVDDVDEAVAVLQETPGVRVLGERKEVAGDSPRVAGNRWTYFITPWGLLMEIVDRSRVATPPRLVGPADWAATQDTFRKDV
- a CDS encoding Gfo/Idh/MocA family protein; its protein translation is MSGPRTIILGASHWHVPLCARAIGEEHEVVGISDEDVSFVRGLAEAWSAPVEVDWRSLVDLPDLGLAYVFGPHNGMAEKCLALIERGIPFVVEKPLGTSLAELVQVRKAAEAAGVPATVPFVQRGGPAARWLAKAGRPTYQRMSFIAGPPSRYLDNGNPWMLDPAAAGGGCLANLAPHFVDLFLQGSNESAENVDSRLSSVLHGAGVEDHASLIITTPSGREAIIEVGYAFPGSPLKRYCSYTSAGEAGFASVDSDGSAAFTTLDGATESAVIDLDSDPLYDPFVRRVAKTLEDGFRGLPTLAQLEDAMRPIWEAYDDHGGREDGRP
- a CDS encoding MFS transporter, whose protein sequence is MKTSQEAFGSPGASGFAEVSARPRRNVNMVAGTIGHFVEWYDWYIYGLLAAVFSTQIFPSGSQFASLIAALLTYAVGFVVRPLSGVIISPLADRFGRRRILTLSISGMALGALIIGLTPSFATIGYGAPILFLVARILQGISAGSEAQSAIAFMVEHAPANRRGLFGSFSNTASGLATLAATGAAAMVTSAFAPADLAAWGWRIPFVAGGILGVVGLILRARAEETPEFEATALVDQKSAAARLMDLLREHPKALLQAAALSAPAVAYYTWATFLPTYAKLTSGRDLGSTLTGNVIGLALLVVIVPICGALSDRLGRRKIFPIIGAIGMIVLFYPLLLLLNQPGFGVYVLVSASGWVVLGIWQAVYPTIQAELFPAAVRVSGIGFAHQIVIAVFGGTAPLIAAAFVGAGQPMLVAVYMIVVVALCLIVYFTLPETGSQAGRATVALADAEVLEGEHLLAAPSPATDEKRLR
- a CDS encoding Gfo/Idh/MocA family protein, producing MSGQRLRVGVIGAGNIATIAQLPTLVQRDDVDLAALVSRREDPGNLVRRWGFGAAYRSVEDMLASQDLDAVFVLTPRSEHAHAVQLCLDYDVDVFCEKPLAPATEEAGRLADLAEERGRILMVDFNRRYAPVYIAGREAFGEKGATFCVAQKNRPGSEYRATFENAIHMVDLLRWYCGGEPVDVAAHAAGDDPWQEDGVAAIIRFSTGNTGVLMAARTAGAWNEKLDAYGDGKTVEVRAPETVSTTVNGVTTSRELSAEAYGWATATDTLGFSAAVHHFLDRVADRAQPLTSGREAVHTQRLLDRILAASGLPAEEQHGRQWESHATSANS
- a CDS encoding LacI family DNA-binding transcriptional regulator, whose product is MTTTEEEKMADLSIDVVAKAAGVHRSTVSRAFSRPEAVKSETREHILRIAEGLGYTMSPLAQALRRKTSTFVPLIVPDITNPFFAELAKTMTQAADERGYQLLLCVTNGDPAKTEGYFTAMQAMYAPFGIVAPSTKVDTDALKRFDFGHRVVVIDRVEGDSSVPTVTVDSRRGIVLALEHLRSLGHTSIGYVSGISGTHTAQDRMDAYLELSAEGNSTPLVLDSGSDPDAGARAAKHFLEMENSPTAIIAANDMVAFAVISALGQSGIRVPEDVSVMGFDGLALGARFNPPLTTVRQPIADMGNIAIELAEKQNLNGSVDHVVLEPELLVRASTSGPRK